A genomic window from Bos javanicus breed banteng chromosome 13, ARS-OSU_banteng_1.0, whole genome shotgun sequence includes:
- the MC3R gene encoding melanocortin receptor 3: MNASCCLHSAQPKLPNSSEHVAAPSFSNQSSSRFCEQVFIKPEVFLALGIISLLENILVILAVVRNGNLHSPMYFFLCSLAVADMLVSVSNALETIMIAVVNSDYLTLEDQFIQHMDNVFDSMICISLVASICNLLAIAVDRYVTIFYALRYHSIMTVRKALALIVAIWLGCGICGVVFIVYSESKMVIVCLVTMFLAMLLLMGTLYVHMFLFARLHVKRIAALPPADGAAPQQHSCMKGAVTITILLGVFVFCWAPFFLHLVLIITCPTNPYCVCYTAHFNTYLVLIMCNSVIDPLIYAFRSLELRNTFKEILCSCNGMNLG; the protein is encoded by the coding sequence ATGAATGCTTCGTGCTGTCTGCACTCGGCTCAGCCAAAGCTGCCTAACAGCTCAGAGCACGTCGCTGCCCCTTCCTTCAGCAACCAGAGCAGCAGCCGCTTCTGTGAGCAGGTCTTCATCAAGCCCGAGGTCTTCCTGGCCCTGGGCATCATCAGCCTGCTGGAAAACATCCTGGTCATCCTGGCCGTGGTCAGGAACGGCAACCTGCactcccccatgtacttcttcctctgcaGCCTGGCTGTGGCTGACATGCTGGTGAGCGTGTCCAATGCCCTGGAGACCATCATGATCGCCGTGGTCAACAGCGACTACCTGACCTTGGAGGACCAGTTCATCCAGCACATGGACAATGTCTTTGACTCCATGATCTGCATCTCCCTGGTGGCCTCCATCTGCAACCTTCTGGCCATTGCAGTTGACAGGTATGTCACCATCTTCTATGCACTCCGCTACCACAGCATCATGACCGTGAGGAAGGCACTGGCCCTGATCGTGGCCATCTGGCTGGGCTGCGGCATCTGCGGTGTGGTGTTTATCGTCTACTCCGAGAGCAAGATGGTCATCGTGTGCCTGGTCACCATGTTCCTTGCCATGCTGCTGCTCATGGGCACCCTCTACGTGCACATGTTCCTCTTCGCCCGGCTGCACGTCAAGCGCATCGCCGCGCTGCCACCCGCTGATGGAGCGGCCCCGCAGCAGCACTCCTGCATGAAGGGGGCGGTCACCATCACCATCCTGCTGGGGGTCTTCGTCTTCTGCTGGGCCCCCTTCTTCCTCCATCTTGTCCTCATAATAACCTGCCCCACCAACCCCTACTGCGTCTGCTACACTGCCCACTTCAATACCTACCTGGTCCTCATCATGTGTAACTCCGTCATCGACCCGCTCATCTATGCCTTCCGGAGCCTGGAGCTGCGCAACACCTTCAAGGAGATCCTCTGCAGTTGCAACGGCATGAACTTGGGATAA